The following coding sequences lie in one Drosophila sulfurigaster albostrigata strain 15112-1811.04 chromosome 2R, ASM2355843v2, whole genome shotgun sequence genomic window:
- the LOC133836726 gene encoding uncharacterized protein LOC133836726, translating to MLKMDARIYTILFLLMAIISMLNGLTAKNAINYRLPKALVPTNYKIHWTPRLDKGYFDGMAVIQIKVIKPTRQIILHSNKLFIRSVYVPGKRVVKYELDSVREFLIIDLKDKLLSKETIELMLGFKGKTQNKLSGMYTSSYQTLDGQQRNMVTTKFEPTYARQAFPCFDEPDMKATFTISVSHPSEGSYDAVSNMNKIKSLKMGKNTMAVFATSVPMSTYLACIIVSDFKKLNSTVKANGIGNDFQIDAYAQPHQLSKVQFALEIGTAITEYYIRYFKVPYPLPKLDMAAIPDFAAGAMEHWGLVTYRESLLVYDENYSSTWNKQYTASILAHEITHQWFGNLVTMKWWNDIWLNEGFANFMQWKGVNSVYPDWEMLDQFITEELHPVLIIDSKLSSHPIVQRAESPDQIIALFDTITYNKAGSILRMLENLVGSEKFEKAVKNYLIKFKYGNTVTDDFLTEVAALVDDFDVKHLMRTWTEQMGYPVLYVSRSFAGFTITQQRFLSNKESYNEAAEPSEFNYKWTIPVKYTLENFASDKVQSMIFHYDQDSVAIATYRKVKWIKLNVHQYGYYRVNYENSLWDQIINQLYDKHTRFHTTDRANLLDDAFSLADASQVSYNVPLRMLSYLVREKDFMPWYVAVAKLQNLKNILFTTDIYNRVVKYARSLLVNVYPEVGWTVEENNHLRNRLRVSVLTAACSLGLPDCLSQAAQRFTTWLNNPTAANRPAPDLREVVYYYGMQQSSSESNWEKLLKIFKAETDASEKTKLMYGLSGVRDVKLLHRFLVLATNESIIRRHEYFNCLEAVTANPVGGPIAWNYYRNKWPQLVKRFGLHDRRMGTVIAKITDRFSTNVKLEEVQQFFKKYPEAGAGARSRQEAIETIKYNIKWLQENYAPIKNWVTEQSSSKNHTNNSNFILPKKSSSKNHTNNSNFILPKKSSSKNHANNSNFIIAWIRESIEILIQLYDLWSKLYSNYVHSVQLPFVAPTVKMLISDNWLRAILFFIVATLAVLNGVTADDDVIDYRLPSAVVPTHYTLYLHPELDTGNFTGQELISIKVVEATKQIILHSNKLTITSVYVQCVFTCPEVDKYELDPVREFLIIDLAEELTVDATITLGIVFEGESQNKLVGLYSSSYQTPAGQQRKIATTKFEPTYARQAFPCFDEPEMKATFNISVVHPSEGSYDAVSNMNKIETQNLGENTMATFGMSVPMSTYLACIIVSDFEKKTSTVRANGIGEDFEMGAYATPHQLSKVDFALDFGVAVTEYYIQYFKVPYPLPKLDMAAIPDFASSAMEHWGLVTYRETALLYDDDYSSTANKQSIAGTLAHEITHQWFGNLVTMKWWNDLWLNEGFARFMQYKGVNAVYPDWGMLEQFQILSMHSVLIFDAKLSSHPIVQKVESPDEITAIFDTISYDKAGSILRMLENLVGSEKFEEAVTNYLIKFKYGNTVTDDFLTEVAAVFSDLDVKQLMRTWTEQMGYPVLNVSRSDAGFTITQQRFLSNKESYNEEAEASEFNYKWSVPVTYILDTFASGEVEDLIFQYDQDSVPITASSDVKWIKLNVHQTGYYRVNYDSILWEVINNQLIEDPSRFDIADRAHLLNDAFALADASQLAYSVPLEMTSYLAQETDFVPWYVAASKLQSLKSSLQYTDSYSSYLTYARSILANVYSEVGWTVDADNHLRNRLRVSVLTAACSLRLPDCLSQAAQRFTTWVQNPTAANRPSPDLREVVYYYGMQQSSSESNWEKLLEIFKAETDASEKLKLMYGLSGVQDAQLLYRFLELATDESIVRSQDYFTCVQYIAGNPVGAPIVWEYYREQWPQLVERFGLNDRTLGRLIASITANFASEVKLEEVQYFFSKYPESGAGASSRLQAIETIKYNINWLQENSDEITTWLSGKL from the exons atgttaaaaatggACGCTAGGATATACACAATACTTTTTTTACTCATGGCAATAATTTCCATGCTTAATGGATTAACGGCTAAAAATGCG ATTAACTATCGTCTTCCCAAAGCGCTTGTGCCCACGAACTATAAAATACATTGGACTCCTCGTCTAGACAAAGGCTATTTCGATGGAATGGCAGTGATTCAAATTAAAGTCATCAAGCCTACCAGGCAAATCATTTTGCATTCTAATAAGCTATTCATCCGCAGTGTTTATGTACCTGGCAAAAGAGTGGTTAAATATGAACTTGATTCTGTCCGTGAGTTCCTGATAATTGATTTGAAGGACAAATTGTTGTCAAAAGAGACCATAGAATTGATGTTAGGTTTTAAAGGAAAAACTCAAAACAAGCTAAGTGGAATGTACACTAGCAGCTATCAAACTTTGGACGGTCAGCAAAG GAATATGGTCACTACTAAATTTGAGCCAACTTATGCTCGTCAGGCCTTCCCCTGTTTCGATGAGCCCGATATGAAGGCAACATTCACCATCAGTGTCTCTCATCCCAGTGAAGGATCGTACGATGCTGTCTCCAATATGAACAAAATT AAATCGCTGAAAATGGGTAAAAATACAATGGCTGTCTTTGCTACGAGCGTTCCAATGAGCACATATTTGGCCTGTATTATTGTCTCagattttaagaaattaaatagcACCGTTAAGGCCAATGGCATTGGAAACGACTTCCAGATTGACGCATATGCCCAACCTCACCAGTTGAGCAAAGTGCAATTCGCTCTGGAGATTGGAACTGCTATTACAGAGTACTACATTCGGTACTTTAAAGTACCTTATCCTCTGCCGAAGTTGGATATGGCTGCAATTCCCGACTTTGCCGCGGGTGCAATGGAACATTGGGGTTTGGTGACATATCGCGAGTCTCTTCTCGTATATGATGAGAATTATAGTTCCACGTGGAACAAACAATATACAGCTAGCATTTTGGCTCACGAAATTACTCACCAATGGTTTGGCAATCTTGTTACTATGAAGTGGTGGAACGATATTTGGCTAAATGAGGGATTTGCTAATTTCATGCAGTGGAAGGGAGTCAATTCTGTTTATCCGGATTGGGAAATG CTGGATCAATTCATAACAGAGGAACTGCATCCAGTGCTGATAATCGATTCCAAACTCTCATCACATCCAATAGTTCAAAGGGCTGAATCCCCTGATCAGATCATAGCTCTCTTTGATACCATTACTTACAACAAGGCTGGCTCAATCCTGCGAATGTTAGAGAACCTTGTAGGCTCTGAGAAATTCGAGAAAGCAGTTAAGAATTACTTGATTAAATTCAAGTATGGCAATACGGTGACCGATGACTTCTTGACCGAAGTGGCTGCTTTGGTCGACGATTTTGATGTAAAGCATTTGATGCGTACATGGACCGAGCAGATGGGTTATCCAGTGCTCTATGTGTCCCGCTCCTTTGCAGGTTTTACCATCACACAACAGCGATTTCTTTCAAACAAGGAGAGCTATAACGAAGCAGCAGAGCCAAGTGAATTTAACTACAAATGGACCATTCCAGTTAAATATACACTGGAAAATTTTGCGAGTGATAAAGTCCAGAGCATGATCTTTCATTATGATCAAGACTCTGTAGCTATTGCAACGTACAGAAAAGTTAAATGGATCAAGCTAAATGTGCATCAGTATGGGTATTATCGCGTCAACTATGAGAACAGTCTTTGGGATCAAATCATTAATCAACTTTATGATAAACACACTCGCTTTCATACTACCGATCGTGCGAATCTGCTGGATGATGCCTTCAGCTTGGCTGATGCCAGTCAAGTGTCTTACAATGTACCCCTAAGGATGTTATCTTATCTGGTACGAGAAAAGGACTTTATGCCTTGGTATGTGGCTGTCGCTAAGCTGCAGAACTTAAAGAATATCCTGTTCACTACAGATATTTATAACCGCGTCGTCAAATATGCGCGTAGTCTTCTCGTTAATGTCTACCCAGAAGTGGGATGGACTGTGGAGGAGAACAACCATTTGAGAAA TCGCCTGCGAGTTTCCGTGCTGACTGCAGCCTGCTCTTTAGGCCTTCCTGATTGTCTTAGTCAAGCAGCTCAGCGTTTCACCACTTGGCTCAATAATCCAACTGCTGCCAATCGACCAGCTCCTGATCTGCGTGAGGTCGTCTACTACTACGGAATGCAGCAGTCGAGTAGCGAGTCAAACTGGGAGAAGCTTTTGAAGATTTTCAAGGCTGAAACCGATGCCAGTGAAAAGACGAAGCTTATGTATGGTCTTTCCGGTGTGCGGGATGTTAAGCTGCTTCATCGCTTTCTTGTACTGGCTACAAATGAAAGCATTATACGGAGACATGAGTATTTCAATTGCCTTGAAGCTGTTACCGCCAATCCCGTCGGTGGGCCAATTGCCTGGAATTACTACCGGAATAAATGGCCGCAACTGGTAAAGCGCTTTGGACTACATGATCGCCGAATGGGCACTGTAATTGCCAAAATTACTGACCGCTTCTCAACTAACGTGAAGTTGGAGGAGGTGCAACAGTTCTTTAAGAAATATCCGGAGGCTGGAGCTGGTGCCAGATCTCGTCAGGAGGCCATCGAAACCATCAAGTACAATATTAAATGGCTGCAGGAAAATTATGCACCTATAAAAAATTGGGTGACGGAGCAATCTTCTTCAAAGAATCatacaaataattcaaattttatattgccGAAGAAATCTTCTTCAAAGAATCatacaaataattcaaattttatattgccGAAGAAATCTTCTTCAAAGAATCAtgcaaataattcaaattttataattgcatGGATAAGGGAAAGTATTGAAATACTTATCCAACTATATGATCTTTGGtccaaa TTATACTCAAACTATGTGCATAGCGTTCAGTTGCCATTCGTTGCTCCAACCGTTAAGATGTTAATTTCAGACAATTGGCTACGCgcgatattatttttcatCGTCGCAACATTGGCTGTGCTCAACGGAGTGACAGCTGATGATGACGTG ATTGATTATCGCCTGCCCTCGGCTGTTGTACCCACGCACTACACATTGTATCTGCACCCTGAATTAGACACTGGCAATTTCACAGGCCAGGAACTGATTAGTATCAAAGTTGTCGAAGCAACGAAGCAAATCATTTTGCATTCGAACAAACTTACCATCACCAGTGTTTATGTGCAGTGTGTGTTTACGTGCCCAGAAGTTGACAAATATGAACTTGATCCTGTGCGTGAATTCCTTATCATCGATTTGGCTGAGGAGCTTACAGTGGATGCTACCATTACTCTGGGAATAGTGTTTGAAGGAGAATCCCAAAATAAGCTTGTCGGATTGTATAGCAGCAGCTATCAAACGCCGGCTGGTCAGCAAag GAAAATTGCCACCACGAAATTCGAGCCAACTTATGCACGCCAGGCCTTCCCCTGTTTCGATGAACCTGAAATGAAGGCAACATTCAACATCAGCGTCGTTCATCCCAGTGAAGGCTCCTACGATGCTGTCTCTAATATGAACAAAATA GAAACGCAGAATTTGGGTGAAAATACAATGGCCACCTTTGGAATGAGCGTTCCAATGAGCACATATCTGGCCTGTATTATTGTCTCAGATTTCGAGAAAAAAACGAGCACAGTCAGGGCAAATGGAATTGGTGAGGATTTCGAGATGGGTGCATATGCCACACCTCATCAGCTGAGCAAAGTAGATTTTGCCCTGGATTTTGGAGTTGCTGTCACAgagtactacattcaataCTTTAAAGTACCTTATCCTCTACCCAAGTTGGATATGGCTGCAATTCCCGACTTTGCTTCGAGTGCAATGGAACACTGGGGTTTGGTAACCTACCGCGAGACAGCTCTGCTATATGACGATGACTACAGCTCTACGGCAAACAAACAGTCTATCGCTGGAACCTTGGCTCATGAAATTACCCACCAATGGTTCGGTAATCTTGTTACCATGAAGTGGTGGAACGATCTCTGGCTAAATGAGGGATTTGCTCGGTTTATGCAGTACAAAGGAGTGAACGCCGTTTATCCAGACTGGGGAATG ttgGAACAATTCCAAATCTTGTCAATGCATTCAGTGCTGATCTTCGACGCCAAGCTCTCATCACACCCTATCGTTCAAAAGGTCGAGTCACCTGATGAGATTACTGCAATTTTCGATACGATTAGCTATGACAAAGCTGGCTCCATTCTTCGTATGCTGGAGAACCTTGTGGGCTCTGAGAAATTCGAGGAAGCAGTTACGAATTACTTGATTAAATTCAAGTATGGCAATACGGTCACTGATGACTTTTTGACTGAAGTAGCTGCTGTATTCAGCGACTTAGATGTTAAGCAATTGATGCGCACATGGACCGAGCAGATGGGTTACCCAGTGCTTAATGTATCCCGTTCTGATGCAGGTTTTACAATCACACAACAACGATTCCTCTCAAATAAGGAGAGCTATAACGAAGAAGCAGAGGCTAGTGAATTCAACTACAAGTGGAGCGTTCCGGTGACATATATCCTAGATACCTTTGCCAGTGGTGAAGTCGAGGACCTGATCTTCCAATATGACCAAGACTCTGTACCTATTACAGCTTCCAGCGATGTTAAATGGATCAAGTTGAATGTGCATCAGACTGGTTACTATCGTGTGAACTACGACAGCATCCTATGGGAGGTAATCAATAATCAACTTATCGAAGATCCCTCTCGTTTCGATATTGCCGATCGTGCGCATCTGTTGAATGATGCATTTGCCCTCGCCGATGCCAGTCAATTAGCCTACAGCGTACCTCTGGAAATGACATCTTACCTGGCACAGGAGACGGACTTTGTGCCATGGTATGTGGCTGCCTCTAAGCTGCAGTCTTTGAAGAGTAGCCTGCAGTACACCGATAGTTATTCTTCGTACTTAACTTATGCGCGTTCTATTCTTGCTAATGTCTACTCGGAAGTGGGCTGGACTGTAGATGCGGACAACCATTTGAGAAA CCGCCTGCGAGTTTCTGTGCTGACTGCAGCTTGTTCTTTGAGACTTCCCGATTGTCTTAGTCAAGCAGCTCAGCGTTTCACCACCTGGGTTCAGAATCCCACTGCTGCCAACCGGCCATCTCCTGATCTACGCGAGGTCGTCTACTATTACGGAATGCAGCAGTCGAGTAGCGAGTCAAACTGGGAGAAGCTTTTGGAGATTTTCAAGGCTGAAACTGATGCCAGCGAGAAGTTGAAGCTTATGTATGGTCTTTCCGGTGTGCAGGATGCTCAGCTGCTTTATCGTTTCCTTGAACTGGCCACAGATGAGAGTATCGTTCGAAGCCAGGACTACTTCACCTGCGTTCAATACATTGCCGGCAATCCTGTGGGAGCACCGATCGTCTGGGAATACTACCGGGAACAATGGCCTCAGTTGGTAGAGCGCTTTGGACTTAATGATCGGACTTTGGGCAGACTTATTGCTAGCATTACAGCGAACTTTGCAAGTGAGGTGAAGTTGGAAGAGGTGCAATACTTCTTTAGCAAATATCCAGAGTCTGGAGCTGGTGCCAGTTCTCGTTTGCAGGCAATTGAAACCATTAAGTACAACATTAATTGGCTGCAAGAAAATAGCGATGAAATTACTACATGGCTAAGtggaaaactataa
- the LOC133839576 gene encoding glutamyl aminopeptidase has translation MIITAKLVSICLGVALTAFTVSTIVLAVQKSNLKDDLRDAQEKIDQLEAGFASTSTSTTTTTTTTVAPGPTEEGPSTVEPSSTTEGSSTADPGTTVAPEKIDYRLPTALTPTNYDLYLNPDIETGLFSGRETINITVNEAVTQIVLHSLYLDIQNPSVYESTGTNVVVSGFTFDSVREFLIINLSQELTVGSFILLTLDFSGNMASKIVGLYSSSYLKADESRKWIATSKFEPTYARQAFPCFDEPALKATFEITLVHPVDGNYHALSNMNADLEINQGTYTEVMFAKSVPMSTYLACFIVSDFEAKSVDIDTKGIGNTFQMGVYATPEQIDKVDFALDVGKGVIEYYIDYFQIEYPLPKLDMAAIPDFVSGAMEHWGLVTYRETSLLYEAATSSAVNKQRIASVIAHEFAHMWFGNLVTMDWWNDLWLNEGFASFIEYLGVDSVFPEWQMRDQFIVGTLHAVLTLDGTLGSHPIIQTVENPDQITEIFDTITYSKGSSLVRMLEDFLGETIFRQAVTNYLNEYKYKNAVTDNFFTEIDKLELDYNVTDIMLTWTVQMGLPVVTIEKVSDTEYKLTQKRFLSNPNDYDEVHEASEFNYRWSIPITYTTSANSAVQRDWFYYDQSEITITVPSGVEWIKFNHDQVGYYRVNYPNTLWEVLANQLVSSPETFTAGDRASLLNDAFALADATQLPYDVAFDMTKYLAKEEDYVPWSVAASKLTSLKRTLYYTSSYVKYKKYATALIEPIYTALTWTVGDDHLNNRLRVTALGAACSLGLEACLTEVGVQFNTWLAAPTQRPNPDVRDTVYYYGMQSVGNQETWETVWELFVNEADASEKSRLMYGLAAVQEPWLLQRYISLAWNEEYVRGQDYFTCLTYISANPMGESLVWDYVRENWLQLVARFGLNERYLGNLIPSITARFNTQTKLEEMEQFFAKYPEAGAGTAARVRALETVKNNIVWLAENLESVDAWLDRQ, from the exons ATGATAATAACCGCGAAATTGGTTAGCATTTGCCTCGGCGTGGCTTTGACGGCCTTCACCGTGTCCACAATTGTGCTCGCGGTGCAAAAGTCCAATCTCAAGGATGATTTACGCGATGCCCAAGAGAAAATCGATCAACTAGAGGCGGGTTTTGCATCCACCTCGACGtctacaacaactaccacaacCACAACGGTAGCTCCAGGACCCACCGAAGAAGGACCTAGCACAGTGGAGCCTAGTTCAACTACAGAGGGTTCAAGTACCGCGGATCCTGGCACTACAGTTGCGCCCGAGAAAATCGATTATCGCTTGCCCACCGCATTGACGCCCACCAACTATGATCTGTATCTGAATCCGGATATCGAGACGGGTCTCTTCAGTGGCCGTGAAACTATTAACATTACCGTGAACGAGGCCGTCACTCAAATTGTGTTGCACTCGCTGTACTTGGATATACAGAATCCGTCTGTTTATGAATCAACGGGAACAAATGTCGTTGTCTCGGGTTTCACTTTCGATTCGGTTAGGGAGTTTCTTATCATCAATCTGAGTCAAGAACTCACCGTCGGCTCATTCATTCTGCTCACGCTCGACTTCTCCGGAAACATGGCCAGCAAAATTGTCGGTTTGTACAGCTCGTCGTATCTGAAGGCAGATGAATCCCGCAAATGGATTGCGACATCCAAGTTCGAGCCAACTTACGCTCGCCAAGCGTTCCCCTGCTTCGATGAGCCCGCTCTGAAGGCGACCTTTGAGATTACTCTGGTGCATCCGGTCGATGGCAATTACCATGCGCTGTCCAACATGAATGCCGATTTGGAGATCAATCAGGGCACCTACACCGAAGTAATGTTCGCCAAGAGTGTGCCGATGAGTACATACTTGGCCTGTTTCATTGTCTCGGACTTCGAGGCCAAGTCCGTGGACATTGATACCAAAGGCATTGGCAACACCTTCCAAATGGGCGTCTACGCAACGCCAGAGCAGATTGACAAAGTGGACTTTGCCTTAGATGTGGGCAAGGGTGTCATTGAGTACTACATTGATTACTTCCAAATTGAGTATCCGCTACCCAAGCTCGATATGGCTGCCATTCCCGACTTTGTCTCCGGTGCTATGGAGCACTGGGGTCTGGTCACCTATCGCGAGACTTCGCTACTCTACGAGGCGGCAACCAGCTCCGCTGTGAACAAGCAGCGCATTGCTAGCGTCATTGCTCATGAGTTTGCCCACATGTGGTTTGGCAATTTGG TTACAATGGACTGGTGGAATGATCTGTGGCTAAATGAGGGATTCGCCAGCTTCATCGAGTATTTGGGAGTCGACTCTGTGTTTCccgaatggcaaatg CGCGATCAGTTTATCGTTGGCACTTTGCATGCAGTGCTCACATTGGATGGCACTTTGGGATCTCATCCCATTATTCAAACAGTCGAGAATCCCGATCAGATAACAGAAATCTTTGACACGATTACGTATTCGAAAGGCTCTTCGTTGGTTCGCATGTTGGAAGACTTTCTGGGTGAGACAATCTTCCGTCAAGCGGTTACAAACTATCTgaatgaatacaaatacaagAACGCCGTAACCGATAACTTCTTCACGGAGATTGACAAACTGGAGCTGGATTATAATGTGACTGATATAATGCTCACATGGACAGTGCAG ATGGGTTTGCCAGTGGTCACGATCGAAAAGGTCTCGGATACTGAATACAAATTGACACAGAAGCGCTTCTTGTCCAATCCCAACGACTATGACGAAGTGCACGAGGCTTCTGAATTCAA ctACCGTTGGTCGATACCCATCACATACACGACGAGTGCCAATTCGGCAGTGCAGCGGGATTGGTTTTACTACGACCAGAGCGAAA TCACCATAACTGTGCCCAGCGGCGTGGAATGGATCAAGTTTAATCACGACCAGGTTGGCTACTATCGCGTCAACTACCCCAATACCTTGTGGGAAGTTCTGGCCAATCAGTTGGTCTCCTCTCCCGAAACCTTTACTGCCGGCGATCGTGCTTctttgttgaacgatgcctTTGCCTTGGCCGATGCAACGCAGTTACCTTACGATGTCGCATTCGATATGACTAAATATCTGGCCAAGGAAGAGGACTATGTGCCCTGGAGTGTGGCTGCCTCGAAGCTGACGTCCCTGAAGCGCACTTTGTACTACACGAGCAGCTACGTCAAGTACAAGAAATACGCCACGGCCCTGATTGAGCCCATCTACACGGCACTCACCTGGACTGTGGGCGACGATCATTTGAACAA CCGCCTGCGTGTGACAGCCTTGGGAGCAGCATGCTCGCTAGGTCTTGAGGCATGTCTGACTGAGGTGGGCGTACAGTTCAACACGTGGCTAGCAGCTCCCACTCAGCGCCCCAATCCGGATGTGCGCGACACGGTTTACTACTATGGCATGCAGTCGGTGGGCAACCAAGAGACGTGGGAGACCGTCTGGGAGCTGTTTGTGAACGAAGCCGATGCCAGCGAAAAGTCCAGGCTGATGTATGGCCTGGCTGCTGTTCAGGAGCCGTGGTTGCTGCAACGCTACATTAGTCTCGCCTGGAATGAGGAGTATGTGCGTGGTCAGGACTATTTCACCTGCCTGACCTACATCTCGGCTAATCCCATGGGCGAATCCCTGGTGTGGGATTATGTGCGCGAGAACTGGCTGCAGTTGGTGGCACGTTTTGGCCTCAACGAGCGTTATTTGGGCAATTTGATACCCTCGATAACGGCGCGATTCAACACGCAAACTAAACTCGAAGAGATGGAGCAATTCTTTGCCAAGTATCCTGAGGCAGGAGCTGGCACAGCTGCTCGTGTTCGTGCCCTGGAGACTGTGAAGAACAACATTGTCTGGCTGGCTGAAAATCTCGAAAGTGTTGACGCTTGGCTCGACAGGCAGTAA